GAATTTTGCTAAAAGAGCATTCGTTTTTTCATGGGTCGTTCCTCTTTTCATAGACTTCAATAAATCAGAATTGATATGCTGAAGAGGAATGTCGATATAATTGCAGACTTTAGGTTCTTCGCGGATGATATCCAGAACATCTTCAGGGAATCCGCTAGGGAAAGCATAATGCAAACGAATCCATTCGATACCTTCTACTTTCACCAATTCTTTTAAAAGATCTCCAAGTGCGCGTTTTTTGTAAATATCCAATCCGTAATAGGTAAGATCCTGAGCGATAAGAATCAATTCTTTTGTTCCTTTTTTAGCCAGTTTTTGAGCTTCTGTTACCAGCTTTTCTATTGGTGTAGAAACGTGACCACCTCTCATCAAAGGAATAGCACAGAATGAACAAGGTCTGTCACAACCTTCTGAAATCTTAAGATAGGCATAATGTTTCGGAGTAGTTGTTAGCCTCTCTCCTACCAGCTCGTGCTTGTAATCTGCACCAAGGTGCTTCAGTAATATTGGAAGATCTCTTGTTCCGAAATACTGGTCTACATCAGGAATTTCTCTGATAAGATCCGGTTTGTATCTTTCGGAAAGGCATCCTGTTACAAAAACTTTTTCAACTTCACCTCTGTTTTTGGCTTCTACATAATCAAGAATAGTATTAATTGATTCTTCTTTTGCATTATCAATAAATCCACATGTATTGATTACCACGATATCTCCGCGATCTTCATGTACCACCTCTTTCCCATTGGCTTTCAGCTGGCTCATTAAAACTTCAGAATCATATACATTCTTGGAACATCCAAGTGTAACCACATTGATTTTCTTCTTCCCTACAGATTTTGTGCGCATCTTTTTGATTTTGAGTGTGCAAAGATACGAAATATTAAAGGAGTATTGATTAAAAAATAAAAACCACCTCAGGGAGATGGTTTTCAATATTATATCTAGAAGTTACCTTCAGCGAAAAGGGGCAAAGTTTTGTCTTTTTCTGAAAGTTGTACTACCTCTAAAGGTAATTTCCAGTCGATGTTCAGTTCCGGATCATTCCAGATTACGCTTCCTTCCGATTCTTTATGATAAAAATTATCACATTTATAAGAAAAAATGGCTGTTTCGCTTAATACGGAGAATCCATGAGCAAAGCCTCTCGGAACATACAGCTGAAGTTTATTTTCGGGAGTAAGTTCTACTCCAAACCATTTCCCGAAGGTAGGGGAATCTCTGCGAAGATCAACAGCTACATCAAAAACTTTTCCTTCAAGACATGATACCAGCTTAGCCTGTGCATGCTCGCCTTTCTGTAAATGTAAGCCTCTTAATACACCATAAGAAGATTTTGAGATATTGTCCTGAACAAAATGTCCGTTCATTCCGGTAAGTTCTTCAAATTTCTTTTCGTTGTATTTTTCAAAGAAGTAGCCTCTTTCATCTTCAAAAATTGTAGGTTCGATGATGTAACAATCTTTTAAGGGAGTTTCTTTTATTTTCATTTTTTATCTCTATAAATTATATTCTTTTTTTAAGCTCCATTTTAATCCCAAATAGAGTGTTCCTGCCGGGATAAATATAATCAAAATAACCGCCCAAACCGGAAGTTCTGAATGAATTAAAAATATATTAACAATCAGCTGAGCTACAGCATACACTGTACTTACCAATAAATGTGAAATTTTTTTCTCGTTGGCAAACAGCTGATAAAGGTGTCTTCTATGGGCTTCAAAAATATTTTCTTTTAACAGGATTCTTTCAATGATTGTGAGAACGACTTCCATTCCGTAGATGGCCAGCAGCAGGATGAATTTGTATTCTCCGGTTCTCATGATCAGAAGAGCAATAAGGCCTATGACCCAAAAACCAATTCCCATACTTCCTACATCTCCCGCAAAACATTTGGCTTTTTTCCTAAAATTGAAGAACAGAAATACCAGGCAGGCTAAAACAGGATATATAATAAAATCATTATCTGTGAACTGAATCACCTCCTGATTGATATAAGCCAGGGAAGCCAAGGTAACAAGGCTATACATCCCGGTCATTCCATTAATTCCGTCCATAAAATTGTATGCGTTCAGGGTACCGATTATAATTATAAATAATACCGGCCATACCCAAAAAGGCATCAAAGTAAATGCTCCTGTGAAATATAGCAACAGGATCACCGAAATAAAATGAACAAGCAATCTTATTTTATTCGATAATGTTCTGATGTCATCAATGAAGCTTATGGTACATATTGCAAGAAGACCAAGACCGAATGACCAGTAATTTTCAATCGCTGAATTCAAATTAAATAAACAGAAAACAATGAATGCAACAGGAAAGATAATTCCCCCACCTCTTAAAGTAATCTGAGTATGGGCACTTCTGTGGTTTGGTTTGTCTATAATGTTGTATTTATCGGCTATTTTGAAGTAGATCAAAATTGAGATAAATAAGATCAGGGTGACGAGTATATATTCCATTATTTTTTAAAACTTTTGATGGTCAGTTCTAAACCTTCTCTTGCCGTTAAAGGCAATTCATCAATTTCTAACGCGTTTTTTATCTTTTGATTGGATACCAGTAAATTATTAGTCAGTTTTTTTAATTTTTTTGTATTCAATGGAATCGGTAAAAAATCTCCACACCTTGCAATTGCTTTCACCAGAAACCTGGGAAGACTGATATTGGGAATCTTGAGATTTTCAACTTTTTTAATGACTTCAATAATTTCGTTGGTAGCAACAGTTTCATCATCTGCAATATGATAAATACCGCTGTTTAAATTATTGTATTTCTGAATGATCTGTTCTATGTAAAAGATAAAATTGCCGATGGAGATAAAAGATCTTTCATTGTTGAACGAAGCCAGCGGATAGGGAATTCCTTTTGAAATGATTTTATACAGCAGTCCCAGGTTTCCTTTATCGCCCGGCCCGTGAACCATTGGCGGGCGGATAATAATCAGTTTTTTACCCTCTGGCAAGTATTGTTGTAACAGCCATTCTTCAGCTTTTCTTTTACTTTTTCCGTAAAGAGAAACAGGATTACACTGATCTGTTTCCAGTAATGGTTTAACAGACTCAAACTCTTCCAGTGCAGCCAGTGAACTGATATGAATGAATAATTCCGCATCTGTTTTTTTGAAAGCTTCAAATAGGCTCTGAGCCAGATCAACATTGGCAAAATAATAATCTTTTTCAGTTGCTGTGCCTTTATGGTCGTGTGCTTTTCCCACAAGATTAATGAAAATTTTGGTTTCTTCACTCAGGTTTTTCTCCCATTCAGAGTTTCGTAAAGAAATCTCCTGAACATCAAA
This region of Chryseobacterium vaccae genomic DNA includes:
- the rimO gene encoding 30S ribosomal protein S12 methylthiotransferase RimO; translation: MRTKSVGKKKINVVTLGCSKNVYDSEVLMSQLKANGKEVVHEDRGDIVVINTCGFIDNAKEESINTILDYVEAKNRGEVEKVFVTGCLSERYKPDLIREIPDVDQYFGTRDLPILLKHLGADYKHELVGERLTTTPKHYAYLKISEGCDRPCSFCAIPLMRGGHVSTPIEKLVTEAQKLAKKGTKELILIAQDLTYYGLDIYKKRALGDLLKELVKVEGIEWIRLHYAFPSGFPEDVLDIIREEPKVCNYIDIPLQHINSDLLKSMKRGTTHEKTNALLAKFREKVPDMAIRTTLIVGYPGETEERFQELKDWVKEQKFDRLGCFTYSHEENTGAYVLEDDIPQEVKEARVEEIMEVQSQISWEKNQEKIGKTFKCIFDRKEGNYFIGRTEYDSPDVDNTVLVSAEDTYISIGEFAMVKITSAEEFDLYGELI
- a CDS encoding MraY family glycosyltransferase, with the protein product MEYILVTLILFISILIYFKIADKYNIIDKPNHRSAHTQITLRGGGIIFPVAFIVFCLFNLNSAIENYWSFGLGLLAICTISFIDDIRTLSNKIRLLVHFISVILLLYFTGAFTLMPFWVWPVLFIIIIGTLNAYNFMDGINGMTGMYSLVTLASLAYINQEVIQFTDNDFIIYPVLACLVFLFFNFRKKAKCFAGDVGSMGIGFWVIGLIALLIMRTGEYKFILLLAIYGMEVVLTIIERILLKENIFEAHRRHLYQLFANEKKISHLLVSTVYAVAQLIVNIFLIHSELPVWAVILIIFIPAGTLYLGLKWSLKKEYNL
- the rfbC gene encoding dTDP-4-dehydrorhamnose 3,5-epimerase; translation: MKIKETPLKDCYIIEPTIFEDERGYFFEKYNEKKFEELTGMNGHFVQDNISKSSYGVLRGLHLQKGEHAQAKLVSCLEGKVFDVAVDLRRDSPTFGKWFGVELTPENKLQLYVPRGFAHGFSVLSETAIFSYKCDNFYHKESEGSVIWNDPELNIDWKLPLEVVQLSEKDKTLPLFAEGNF
- a CDS encoding NAD-dependent epimerase/dehydratase family protein, translated to MKIAVFGSSGFIGKNLVKSLQQNFDVQEISLRNSEWEKNLSEETKIFINLVGKAHDHKGTATEKDYYFANVDLAQSLFEAFKKTDAELFIHISSLAALEEFESVKPLLETDQCNPVSLYGKSKRKAEEWLLQQYLPEGKKLIIIRPPMVHGPGDKGNLGLLYKIISKGIPYPLASFNNERSFISIGNFIFYIEQIIQKYNNLNSGIYHIADDETVATNEIIEVIKKVENLKIPNISLPRFLVKAIARCGDFLPIPLNTKKLKKLTNNLLVSNQKIKNALEIDELPLTAREGLELTIKSFKK